One Pygocentrus nattereri isolate fPygNat1 chromosome 12, fPygNat1.pri, whole genome shotgun sequence DNA window includes the following coding sequences:
- the smdt1b gene encoding single-pass membrane protein with aspartate-rich tail 1b, translating to MALTAAGSSLRTLLLRNSANFTRNAGLNPRGVKGSALSRSAVTSGSGAILPNPPKTSFGLTRVTVVVVPFLYLGTCISKNFAAVLEEHEIFVPDDDDDD from the exons ATGGCGCTGACGGCGGCGGGCAGCTCGCTCCGGACTCTGCTCCTCCGAAACTCGGCCAACTTCACCAGGAACGCGGGTTTAAACCCTCGCGGTGTGAAGGGGTCGGCGCTGAGTCGCAGTGCCGTCACCTCCGGCTCGGGTGCCATCCTGCCTAACCCGCCCAAG ACCTCATTTGGTCTGACGCGTGTGACGGTGGTGGTGGTCCCGTTCCTGTACCTTGGCACCTGCATTAGCAAGAATTTTGCTGCTGTCCTGGAAGAGCACGAAATCTTCGTCCCtgatgatgacgacgatgaCTGA